A single Ruficoccus amylovorans DNA region contains:
- a CDS encoding anaerobic ribonucleoside-triphosphate reductase activating protein, protein MLLAGLQRCSLVDYPGQTCCTIFTQGCNLCCPYCHNGELISARCRNPVEEAECWDLLLRRKGKVGAITVTGGEPTQHTDLPEFLATIKSLGFLVKLDTNGTRPGVIRKLLRENLVDCIAMDVKSPLDRYEEAAGRLVPVRLLRESIELLKSCGIPTEFRTTVVPAIHTADDISEIARELVGGQVYYLQSFEPGHALSPHLRETAPPSPDFMRTCRDRAGEWIDTYVR, encoded by the coding sequence ATGTTACTCGCCGGTCTCCAACGCTGCTCACTGGTCGATTATCCGGGGCAGACCTGCTGCACGATCTTCACGCAGGGGTGCAACCTGTGCTGCCCCTACTGCCACAACGGCGAACTCATCAGCGCTCGCTGTCGCAATCCGGTGGAGGAGGCCGAGTGCTGGGATTTGCTCTTGCGGCGCAAGGGCAAGGTCGGCGCCATCACGGTGACCGGGGGCGAGCCGACCCAGCACACGGATTTGCCGGAGTTTTTGGCCACAATCAAGTCGCTCGGCTTTCTGGTCAAACTCGATACCAACGGCACGAGGCCGGGTGTCATCCGCAAGCTTTTGCGGGAAAATCTCGTGGACTGCATCGCGATGGACGTAAAATCCCCCCTCGATCGCTACGAGGAGGCCGCTGGGCGGCTCGTCCCGGTGCGACTGCTGCGCGAGTCGATTGAGCTGCTCAAGTCCTGCGGTATCCCGACGGAGTTCCGGACCACGGTCGTACCGGCGATCCATACTGCGGACGATATCTCCGAAATCGCCCGCGAACTGGTCGGTGGGCAGGTTTACTACCTGCAAAGCTTCGAGCCGGGGCACGCTCTTTCGCCCCACCTGCGCGAGACCGCTCCCCCGAGCCCGGACTTTATGCGGACCTGCCGTGACCGTGCCGGGGAGTGGATCGACACGTATGTGCGGTAG